One Pseudomonas syringae CC1557 genomic window, CGCGCCCCAGCCCGCAGCTGTCGGCATGTGCTCAAGGCGCTCGCCGCTGAGGGCGCTGCCTATCAACAGCGTCGCACCGGCGGTCAGCATTTCCGCAGCACTGGCCATCGGGCCTTTCGGCAACGGCAGATGCTTGCTCAGCACCGAACCGAACGCCCAGGACGCAGCAGCCAGGATCACTAGCGCCGCACCGTAGGGACTCGCTTGCAGGTTGGAACCGAGGTTCAGCAGGCAGATGCCGATCAGACCCAGCACAATGCCTGCCCACTCAAGATTGGTCGTGCGATTGCCCCAGAACAGACCGAACAGCAAGGTAAACAGCGGCATGGTCGCCACCGCCAGCGCTGCAATGCCCGAAGCGACACCGGCATGCTCGGCCAGCGTCACTCCGCCATTACCACAGGCCAGCAGCAGAAAACCGATTACGAACGCGGCTTTCCACTCGGCCCAGGTCGGCGCAGGCACGCCGCGAAAACGCAAGAAACCGTACATCAGGCACCCGGCAATCATGAAGCGCACGCCGGCCATCATCAGCGGCGGCCATGACTCGACGCCAATGCGGATCACCAGATAGGTCGACCCCCAGATCAGGTACAACGCCAGAAAGGCACCGATGAGCA contains:
- the yedA gene encoding drug/metabolite exporter YedA, yielding MPQSVRISPLLIGAFLALYLIWGSTYLVIRIGVESWPPLMMAGVRFMIAGCLMYGFLRFRGVPAPTWAEWKAAFVIGFLLLACGNGGVTLAEHAGVASGIAALAVATMPLFTLLFGLFWGNRTTNLEWAGIVLGLIGICLLNLGSNLQASPYGAALVILAAASWAFGSVLSKHLPLPKGPMASAAEMLTAGATLLIGSALSGERLEHMPTAAGWGALLYLVVFGSIVAFSAYMYLLKNVRPAAATSYAYVNPAVAVMLGVLFAGETIGAEECMAMVVIISGVVLIGLPQWRRPPLRDAGSTRTS